From the Leucobacter denitrificans genome, one window contains:
- a CDS encoding aminotransferase class III-fold pyridoxal phosphate-dependent enzyme, whose amino-acid sequence METLEQILANETPTFSHAELESTMERLYGFTSKVQTVLSSERDQVVLLRGESCEERILKVSNSAELESNVSLENAAAEWVRRADPDLPLAGPMPTLTGELSGSLDGHFVRVYPKLEGTASIHGSTLGSDEIKQYGEAVARFAKALRGFFHPSADRKVLWHIESLDRVRNMTHHLGESGRRQMVERTFERFDARVAPRWNSLRAQVVHSDMLLDNVLMDDGIVSGIIDLGDLTHTALVADVAAAFTSLGDMRQGDDLFTAFRLFLDGYERITPLEPLERELLGDVLAARLATTVTLGAWRAAEHPNNADFLEAWEGAAWSQLEQLDELGPEAVAQKLGVYPTVLPQSSLLEERNRVFGSGLVPLTYSDPLYPVSGRGATVTEADGTVLVDAYNNIPSLGYAHPRVARAIADETRTLSTNLRYLHPRAIQLAERIIESMPADLGLDTVLFMNSGSEANDLAWRIASAASERDGAIVTDMAFHSVTMAGTELSPGEWLQDMRADRIARFTPGGSIENAIDVLASRNLKAAAMFVDPVYGSDGILTFSKEYHAALSASAHAAGIRVVVDEVQGGYARTGEHLWSFAAVGLRPDIVTLGKPMGNGYPIAAVVARSSDVDALGRHQELFSSFAGSPVAAAAGLAVLDVIRDENLIAESARKGAYLRERILEEIGGSPNFKGFRGIGLLFGVEFDGHGSGKPIVDFARREGVMLSATGFAWDTIKIRPPLVITDAQLDFVARTIGRAVANSR is encoded by the coding sequence ATGGAAACACTCGAACAGATCCTTGCAAATGAAACTCCGACGTTTTCGCATGCTGAACTCGAGTCAACTATGGAACGGCTCTACGGGTTCACGAGCAAGGTTCAGACAGTCCTGTCGAGCGAGCGCGACCAAGTTGTGCTCCTCCGTGGTGAATCCTGTGAAGAGAGAATTCTGAAAGTCTCAAATTCTGCCGAGCTTGAGAGCAATGTCAGCCTTGAGAATGCGGCAGCTGAATGGGTGAGGCGGGCGGATCCCGATCTTCCACTCGCGGGACCGATGCCAACTTTGACAGGAGAACTGAGCGGGTCACTCGACGGACATTTCGTTCGGGTTTACCCGAAGCTCGAGGGAACCGCGTCGATTCATGGATCGACCCTTGGGTCTGATGAGATCAAGCAGTATGGCGAAGCAGTCGCGAGATTCGCTAAGGCGCTCCGCGGCTTCTTTCACCCTTCTGCCGACCGAAAAGTCTTGTGGCATATCGAGTCACTCGACCGTGTTCGGAATATGACCCATCACCTCGGTGAGTCAGGGCGCCGCCAAATGGTAGAGCGGACCTTCGAGCGTTTTGATGCGCGCGTTGCGCCGCGTTGGAATTCATTGCGCGCGCAGGTCGTGCATTCCGACATGTTGCTCGATAACGTGCTCATGGATGACGGTATCGTGAGCGGAATTATCGATCTTGGTGATCTTACGCATACCGCACTCGTCGCCGATGTTGCTGCAGCGTTCACATCGCTTGGTGACATGCGACAAGGCGACGATCTGTTCACAGCGTTTCGCCTCTTCCTTGATGGTTATGAGAGGATCACTCCGCTCGAGCCCCTTGAGCGCGAACTGCTCGGCGACGTGCTTGCAGCACGACTTGCTACGACGGTGACACTCGGTGCATGGCGTGCTGCCGAGCATCCAAACAATGCTGATTTTCTCGAGGCATGGGAGGGTGCTGCGTGGAGCCAGCTCGAACAACTCGATGAGCTTGGACCGGAGGCGGTTGCGCAGAAGCTTGGCGTATATCCGACGGTGTTGCCCCAATCCTCTCTCCTTGAAGAGCGGAATCGCGTATTTGGGTCGGGACTTGTCCCACTCACGTATAGCGATCCGCTGTACCCGGTGTCTGGCCGTGGCGCCACCGTTACCGAGGCTGACGGCACAGTTCTTGTCGATGCGTATAACAACATTCCTTCGCTTGGTTACGCTCACCCGCGAGTTGCCCGAGCGATTGCAGACGAGACACGCACACTTTCCACGAACTTGCGGTACTTGCATCCGCGCGCGATTCAATTAGCTGAGCGAATTATTGAGTCGATGCCTGCGGATCTCGGTCTCGACACGGTACTGTTCATGAACTCGGGAAGCGAGGCCAACGATCTCGCATGGCGTATCGCGTCTGCGGCTTCGGAGCGCGACGGTGCGATCGTTACTGACATGGCGTTCCACAGTGTGACGATGGCCGGTACAGAGCTATCGCCGGGTGAGTGGTTGCAGGATATGCGGGCTGATCGCATAGCGCGCTTCACGCCCGGTGGATCAATTGAGAATGCAATCGATGTTCTTGCTTCACGTAACCTCAAAGCAGCCGCTATGTTCGTTGATCCTGTATACGGGTCCGACGGAATTCTCACCTTCAGCAAGGAATACCACGCCGCACTCAGCGCATCGGCACACGCTGCCGGAATCCGTGTCGTCGTCGATGAAGTTCAGGGCGGTTACGCGAGAACTGGCGAGCATCTGTGGTCGTTTGCGGCTGTTGGTCTCCGCCCTGACATCGTCACTCTCGGGAAGCCGATGGGCAATGGATACCCGATCGCTGCCGTGGTGGCGCGCTCAAGCGATGTCGATGCGCTCGGACGACACCAGGAGCTGTTTAGTAGCTTCGCCGGGTCGCCAGTCGCGGCCGCTGCCGGCCTCGCCGTGCTCGATGTCATTCGAGACGAAAACCTCATCGCCGAATCTGCTCGAAAGGGAGCGTATCTGCGTGAGAGAATTCTCGAGGAAATTGGCGGATCGCCGAACTTCAAGGGGTTCCGGGGAATCGGGCTGCTGTTCGGTGTCGAATTCGATGGCCATGGATCAGGCAAGCCGATCGTAGATTTCGCGCGGCGCGAGGGAGTCATGCTCAGCGCCACAGGATTCGCGTGGGACACGATCAAGATCCGGCCTCCATTGGTGATCACAGATGCCCAACTCG
- a CDS encoding GMC family oxidoreductase — MSRTDGAQDVLIIGAGPSGATSARVLAESGFNVTVLEQGTWTNRLEIAGDKLEREVLGASSWSIDPNVRGRRTDYPCDVSEAEIHPINFNGVGGGTVLFAGEWPRLIPSDFKLNSLYGIADDWPISYEDLEPYYDLINEMVGSSGYPGDTAYPPGLEHPLPALPIGRMGVKAAEGMNKLGWHWWPAAQAIRSKGEGDRGACARWAMCQWGCPEGAKASFDIAMWPAAIAAGAKIITEARVREVTVNDRGLATGATWIDAEGVEHHTAASVVIMCANGVGTSRILQMSTSNLFPNGLANSSGLVGKNLMLHPFVGVMGIYEEDLQGWMGPFGASLFSMQFAETDLSRGFARGTKWSLMPIPGPMDILERYHDVPLAERTGAAGQKLVEKALGHAFEWAATIEDLPDERNYVSLSPDLVDSSGLPAPKIHYTISEDSRRNLEWNVERMHEAHRAAGAYETKEVPWMPGVGWHQLGTARCGTDPSTSVVDEFGRSHDVPNLFVMDGSVFVTSSAVNPTVTIAAFAARATEHLVENAANQEVPLCVKK; from the coding sequence ATGAGCCGCACGGACGGTGCTCAGGACGTACTTATTATTGGGGCTGGCCCCTCGGGCGCGACCTCAGCGCGGGTATTGGCTGAGAGCGGCTTCAATGTGACTGTGCTTGAGCAGGGCACATGGACAAACCGACTCGAAATTGCGGGTGACAAGCTCGAGCGTGAAGTCCTGGGTGCGAGTTCGTGGTCGATCGATCCGAATGTGCGCGGCCGACGCACTGACTACCCGTGCGACGTGAGCGAAGCTGAGATCCACCCAATCAACTTCAATGGTGTCGGCGGAGGCACCGTGCTCTTTGCGGGGGAGTGGCCGCGACTCATCCCCTCCGACTTCAAGCTCAATAGCCTGTACGGAATCGCCGACGACTGGCCAATCAGCTATGAAGATCTTGAGCCCTATTACGACCTCATCAACGAGATGGTGGGCTCGTCGGGATACCCCGGCGATACCGCATACCCGCCTGGGCTCGAGCATCCGCTGCCCGCACTCCCAATTGGACGAATGGGTGTGAAAGCCGCCGAGGGAATGAACAAGCTTGGCTGGCATTGGTGGCCAGCAGCCCAGGCGATTCGCTCAAAGGGTGAAGGTGATCGGGGTGCATGTGCGCGCTGGGCGATGTGCCAGTGGGGTTGCCCTGAGGGTGCAAAGGCGTCGTTTGATATCGCGATGTGGCCCGCGGCCATCGCAGCAGGAGCGAAGATCATCACCGAGGCGCGAGTACGTGAGGTGACCGTTAATGACCGAGGTCTCGCGACGGGTGCGACCTGGATTGATGCCGAGGGAGTGGAGCACCATACAGCGGCATCAGTGGTGATTATGTGCGCGAACGGCGTTGGCACATCGAGAATTCTCCAGATGTCCACTTCCAACCTCTTTCCAAATGGTCTTGCCAACTCATCGGGACTCGTGGGCAAAAACCTGATGCTCCACCCCTTCGTGGGTGTGATGGGTATCTACGAAGAGGATCTCCAGGGCTGGATGGGGCCATTCGGCGCAAGTCTGTTTTCGATGCAGTTTGCTGAGACCGATCTGAGTCGAGGCTTTGCTCGCGGAACCAAGTGGTCGCTCATGCCAATACCGGGGCCGATGGATATCCTCGAGCGTTACCACGACGTGCCGCTCGCGGAGCGTACCGGCGCGGCCGGGCAGAAGCTCGTCGAGAAGGCGCTCGGGCACGCATTTGAGTGGGCAGCCACTATTGAAGATCTTCCAGATGAGCGAAACTACGTTTCATTGAGTCCGGATCTCGTCGACAGCTCAGGATTGCCTGCGCCGAAAATTCATTACACCATCTCCGAAGACAGCAGACGCAATCTTGAGTGGAATGTAGAACGCATGCATGAAGCCCACCGTGCGGCAGGCGCTTATGAAACCAAAGAAGTTCCTTGGATGCCCGGTGTGGGTTGGCATCAACTCGGTACTGCGCGGTGCGGCACTGACCCGTCAACATCGGTCGTTGATGAGTTCGGGCGATCGCATGACGTGCCTAATCTGTTTGTTATGGACGGCAGCGTCTTTGTCACATCGTCGGCAGTGAATCCGACAGTGACAATCGCTGCCTTCGCAGCTCGGGCTACCGAGCATCTTGTTGAGAATGCAGCAAATCAGGAGGTACCGCTGTGTGTGAAGAAGTAG
- a CDS encoding APC family permease: protein MSSETGIAAIIPPDTKAQGKLHGNLGVLDVIFTVVAYNGPAVVFMGFLPVLILWGNGLGAPAMILAAGVLLTVVATGLINVSESIKRPGGFYALVSASLGRVVGLGTGFTALLTYFAALLSVYVIGGQAFSDFVVNFMGGEPIPWWIVGLGCLVVVTILGHFNIQFSAKVLAVFLSLEFLLILVYIIAVLAQGGADGFSFESFTPEHMFSGALAVGALFAITIFGGFEATVIFREEVRDPDKTIKRATYGVIALLAGSYAVLAWVFINAYGPAVVMEILTQDVAGASGASVREYVGDIGYLFANVLLFTSAFALQLASHNILTRYVYNFGVDKIFPKAMAATHPRHVSPYKASAAVSIVAVVGVFGVAVSGIPNATLYATVVSFVTYGMIILVSTLSFGIGVYILRNKTSSALHAILIFVAGAIFTAAMIFASVRFDLLSGLVGTPAIVMLTVCWLFILSGVVLGIYLKKNRPDIYANVGRRDN, encoded by the coding sequence ATGAGTTCAGAAACCGGTATAGCGGCGATTATTCCGCCAGACACCAAAGCCCAGGGCAAGCTGCATGGCAACCTAGGCGTACTCGATGTCATATTCACAGTTGTTGCTTACAACGGTCCTGCTGTGGTTTTCATGGGGTTCCTTCCCGTTCTGATCCTCTGGGGCAACGGCCTTGGTGCGCCGGCGATGATTCTTGCTGCCGGCGTATTGCTCACCGTGGTTGCAACAGGTCTTATTAATGTCTCTGAATCCATCAAACGCCCCGGCGGTTTCTATGCGCTTGTTTCAGCGAGCCTCGGCAGAGTCGTCGGGCTTGGTACCGGCTTTACAGCGTTGCTTACCTACTTTGCTGCGCTGCTGAGTGTGTACGTAATTGGCGGCCAAGCATTTTCCGACTTCGTCGTGAACTTTATGGGCGGAGAGCCCATTCCTTGGTGGATCGTCGGCTTGGGTTGCCTCGTGGTAGTGACAATCCTTGGCCATTTCAACATTCAGTTCTCTGCGAAGGTTCTCGCGGTATTTCTCTCGCTCGAGTTCCTGCTCATTCTCGTGTACATCATTGCGGTGCTTGCGCAAGGCGGTGCTGACGGATTTAGCTTTGAATCCTTCACGCCCGAGCACATGTTTTCGGGGGCCCTCGCAGTAGGCGCACTATTCGCAATTACCATCTTCGGTGGATTCGAAGCGACCGTAATTTTCCGCGAGGAGGTGCGTGACCCAGACAAGACGATTAAGCGTGCGACCTATGGCGTCATCGCGCTGCTCGCCGGCAGCTACGCCGTACTTGCGTGGGTGTTTATCAATGCCTATGGTCCTGCAGTGGTCATGGAGATCCTCACCCAAGACGTCGCTGGAGCCTCAGGCGCGAGCGTGCGTGAGTACGTTGGCGACATCGGCTACCTGTTTGCGAACGTTCTGCTCTTTACCAGCGCCTTTGCGTTGCAATTGGCATCTCACAATATTCTGACTCGCTACGTGTACAACTTCGGGGTCGATAAGATCTTCCCGAAGGCAATGGCTGCTACTCACCCGAGGCACGTCTCACCATATAAAGCATCTGCAGCAGTTTCGATTGTCGCTGTCGTCGGCGTCTTCGGCGTCGCAGTCTCAGGAATCCCGAATGCCACGCTCTACGCGACCGTCGTGTCGTTCGTGACATATGGAATGATCATTCTTGTCTCGACTCTGTCCTTTGGAATCGGTGTGTACATTCTTAGGAACAAAACGAGCAGCGCTTTGCACGCTATATTGATCTTCGTCGCCGGTGCAATATTTACTGCAGCGATGATTTTCGCGAGCGTGAGATTCGACTTGCTCAGTGGTCTAGTGGGAACACCCGCAATTGTCATGCTCACCGTCTGCTGGCTCTTCATTCTTAGCGGTGTCGTCCTTGGTATCTACCTGAAGAAGAACCGTCCCGACATCTACGCTAACGTCGGCCGGCGAGACAACTAG
- a CDS encoding cytochrome b/b6 domain-containing protein — translation MGASATVSEAAPANRTRMADAPAASAQRTRMGAATVTPQPEVPAEQPAVPATASQNATEPGKRWLRRAIFCAILVAAAVGVVLVARWLRTLPEVQQFLTTYPGHVALPESAPVGLPAWIGWQHFFNMFFMVLIVRTGLQVRLEKKSPGYWKPKERSFFSPRGATPKKVSLTQWVHQSLDVLWVVNGIVFVVLLLVTGHWQKIVPTSWEFFPNALSSGLQYASLNWPLENGWIHYNALQVFAYFITVFIAAPFAVISGIRFSTWWPDQHAGLTKIYPVEIARAIHFPVMLYFVGFTIVHIFLVFFTGALRNLNHMFTSRDVVDWWGLAVFGGSLVVIAAAWWLTQPIFIRPIAARTGTLSK, via the coding sequence ATGGGAGCATCAGCTACGGTTTCGGAGGCAGCTCCTGCGAACCGCACAAGAATGGCTGATGCGCCGGCGGCATCGGCTCAGCGTACCCGGATGGGGGCCGCCACTGTTACTCCACAGCCCGAGGTCCCCGCGGAACAACCTGCCGTCCCAGCGACAGCATCGCAAAACGCGACCGAACCAGGCAAGCGGTGGCTTCGACGCGCTATTTTCTGCGCGATTCTGGTTGCTGCGGCGGTTGGGGTGGTTCTCGTTGCTCGTTGGTTGCGAACCTTACCTGAGGTGCAGCAGTTCCTGACGACTTATCCCGGACACGTCGCACTCCCGGAGTCGGCACCGGTGGGTCTGCCTGCCTGGATCGGGTGGCAGCACTTCTTCAACATGTTCTTCATGGTGCTCATAGTTCGCACCGGCCTTCAGGTGCGGCTCGAGAAGAAGTCACCCGGATACTGGAAGCCGAAGGAGCGTTCTTTCTTCTCCCCGAGAGGGGCGACCCCGAAAAAGGTGAGCCTTACCCAGTGGGTGCACCAGTCGCTCGATGTGTTGTGGGTAGTGAACGGTATTGTGTTTGTCGTGCTCCTCCTGGTCACGGGGCACTGGCAGAAAATCGTGCCGACAAGCTGGGAGTTCTTCCCGAACGCCCTTTCTTCGGGGCTGCAGTATGCGTCACTGAATTGGCCGCTGGAGAATGGCTGGATCCACTACAACGCCTTGCAGGTGTTCGCCTACTTCATAACCGTGTTTATTGCGGCGCCGTTTGCTGTGATCTCAGGCATTAGGTTCTCCACGTGGTGGCCTGATCAGCACGCGGGCTTGACGAAGATATATCCCGTCGAAATTGCGCGGGCGATCCATTTCCCGGTAATGCTCTACTTCGTCGGGTTCACCATTGTCCACATATTCCTTGTGTTTTTCACAGGCGCCCTTCGCAACCTCAACCACATGTTCACATCGCGAGACGTCGTCGACTGGTGGGGCCTCGCAGTATTCGGTGGATCGCTCGTCGTCATCGCTGCCGCATGGTGGCTCACTCAACCAATATTCATACGTCCGATTGCTGCTCGCACCGGAACTCTCTCGAAATAG
- a CDS encoding FAD-dependent oxidoreductase, translated as MPGEQWDVIVIGAGFSGLVAARDLTEQGYRVLVLGGARDRPGGRTWYRKFSGTDHMVEIGGVIPAGG; from the coding sequence ATGCCGGGGGAACAGTGGGACGTTATTGTCATTGGAGCAGGGTTCTCTGGGCTGGTAGCTGCGCGCGATTTGACCGAGCAGGGCTATCGTGTGCTCGTTTTAGGGGGGGCGCGCGATAGGCCGGGTGGGCGGACCTGGTACCGGAAGTTTTCTGGTACCGACCACATGGTTGAAATCGGGGGTGTAATACCTGCCGGAGGTTGA
- a CDS encoding aspartate/glutamate racemase family protein, with product MNVKTKQRVLFLTPFNFNDERFDDEFDALVQKQFESLPGVEVVADHVNRFDADDDSYESVQEQIVVDAVKNADADGFDSVVIACYYDPAVPAARSAAPVPVIGPLQLVAGMATQYGPKFHLITDIDEAVEPTEQLLTSYGFSNASTGVTALGIDGDTILSDTRAAAERADRIIQEVAEAGEAQSVIIGCTIVSAAYEKHRDEFPDHGVLVLNSNKLALEGAAILSR from the coding sequence ATGAACGTCAAGACAAAACAGCGGGTACTATTTCTCACCCCGTTCAATTTCAATGATGAGCGTTTCGACGACGAGTTCGACGCACTTGTGCAAAAGCAGTTCGAGTCGCTTCCCGGTGTCGAGGTTGTCGCCGATCACGTAAATCGATTCGATGCTGATGACGATTCTTACGAATCGGTCCAGGAACAGATCGTCGTTGATGCCGTTAAGAATGCAGATGCGGACGGTTTCGATTCGGTGGTTATTGCGTGCTACTACGATCCCGCAGTGCCAGCAGCCCGTTCGGCTGCTCCCGTCCCTGTAATCGGGCCTTTGCAGCTCGTGGCAGGAATGGCAACCCAATACGGGCCGAAGTTTCATCTGATCACCGACATTGATGAAGCTGTTGAGCCTACCGAGCAGCTTCTTACAAGTTATGGGTTCAGCAATGCATCCACCGGAGTCACTGCACTCGGCATCGACGGTGACACTATTCTCAGTGATACGCGAGCGGCCGCAGAGCGTGCCGATCGAATCATTCAGGAGGTTGCAGAAGCAGGTGAAGCGCAATCGGTCATCATCGGTTGCACCATTGTCTCGGCGGCCTATGAGAAGCACCGTGATGAGTTCCCCGACCACGGAGTTCTTGTATTAAACAGCAACAAGCTCGCGCTTGAGGGAGCGGCAATTCTCAGTCGATAG
- a CDS encoding aldehyde dehydrogenase family protein, whose protein sequence is MTLVTMPTLPRLHHVIGGERVDSSEKQAVFNPSTGEEVGAQAVATEQDVDAAVQAAARAFQSWRRTTAAERSEMLLRLADAIEAEGETFARLESLDVGKPISTARDEIPFHTDPLRYFAGAARLAHGSSLGEVGPGLYSRVEREPIGVVGLIIPWNFPLLEAVWKISPALAAGNTVVMKVTGITPLSTTRLFEIAQEIFPPGVLNLVLGNSTGGKALVAHPGVGLLSLTGATSTGKQVAAEGARTLKRMHLELGGKAPVMVHPDIDLRAAAEYLVGTGFANSGQDCTAACRVIVHEAAYDEFVGHYLDFAKQIVMGQGLDETTTMGPLVSAVHRDSVQGFVDRARGYANIALGGDVAGDGGYFVSPTVVLDAAQDSEIIREEVFGPVVSIQRAETEDQMLRWANDCQYGLAGSVWSNDQNITQRAARELNFGTVWINTHLQVLPEAPFGGFGNSGYGKELSMMALEEYSRYKHVMTQTS, encoded by the coding sequence ATGACTCTCGTAACAATGCCGACGCTACCTCGCTTACACCATGTAATCGGCGGTGAGCGCGTTGATAGCTCAGAGAAGCAGGCGGTATTTAATCCGAGCACCGGCGAAGAGGTGGGTGCGCAGGCGGTTGCCACGGAGCAAGACGTCGACGCGGCAGTGCAGGCAGCCGCTCGAGCTTTCCAGTCGTGGCGTCGCACGACCGCTGCCGAACGGTCCGAAATGCTCCTCCGCCTCGCGGATGCGATCGAGGCCGAGGGTGAGACCTTTGCGCGCCTCGAGTCACTCGATGTCGGAAAGCCGATTTCGACTGCACGCGATGAGATCCCTTTCCACACCGATCCACTTCGATACTTCGCCGGCGCGGCGCGTCTCGCGCATGGCTCGTCACTAGGTGAAGTTGGTCCAGGCCTGTACTCGCGTGTCGAGCGCGAACCAATCGGAGTCGTCGGCCTCATCATCCCGTGGAACTTCCCGCTTCTCGAAGCGGTCTGGAAGATCAGTCCGGCGCTCGCTGCGGGCAACACGGTCGTCATGAAAGTTACCGGTATAACCCCACTATCGACGACGCGATTGTTTGAAATTGCTCAAGAGATCTTCCCCCCAGGTGTGCTGAACCTGGTGCTCGGCAACTCGACGGGCGGCAAAGCGCTCGTTGCGCACCCAGGTGTCGGACTCCTTTCACTCACAGGTGCCACGAGTACCGGTAAGCAGGTTGCGGCTGAGGGAGCTCGAACCCTGAAGCGGATGCACCTCGAGCTTGGAGGTAAGGCACCAGTGATGGTCCACCCCGATATCGATCTCCGGGCCGCTGCAGAATACCTTGTCGGTACCGGCTTCGCCAACTCGGGGCAAGATTGCACTGCCGCCTGCCGCGTCATTGTTCACGAAGCAGCCTACGACGAATTCGTAGGGCATTACCTCGATTTCGCCAAGCAGATCGTAATGGGCCAGGGCCTCGATGAGACGACAACCATGGGGCCGCTCGTGTCTGCAGTGCACCGTGACTCTGTGCAGGGATTCGTTGACCGTGCTCGTGGATATGCAAATATTGCGCTGGGTGGAGACGTTGCCGGAGACGGTGGTTACTTCGTTTCGCCTACGGTCGTGCTGGATGCGGCTCAGGACTCCGAGATTATTCGAGAAGAGGTATTCGGGCCAGTCGTATCCATTCAGCGCGCAGAGACGGAAGATCAAATGCTGCGGTGGGCAAACGACTGCCAGTATGGTCTCGCGGGAAGTGTCTGGAGCAACGACCAGAACATCACGCAACGGGCGGCGCGCGAACTGAACTTCGGGACTGTGTGGATTAACACCCACCTCCAAGTACTGCCTGAGGCACCGTTCGGCGGATTCGGAAATTCAGGGTACGGAAAGGAGCTTTCAATGATGGCTCTCGAGGAGTACTCGCGCTACAAGCACGTGATGACGCAGACGTCGTAA
- a CDS encoding enoyl-CoA hydratase-related protein: protein MSVVTERFDSTLVVTIDRYEKRNAIDRNTSEQIESALNELEDDSSLRAGVITGTGGVFCAGSDLKAEIGSNYMPRGGEYGVIRRRRTKPLIAAVEGVAFGGGFEIALACDLIVASREARFALPEATRGTLAASGGMFRAQRALPRNVANELLLTGEALSAERAYAFGFVNELCEPGKALSAAVEFARRIRKASPASIRATLAVRDQVWEHVEAVGWNATEEHLESVRRGPEMAEGIAAFFERRPPHWAD from the coding sequence ATGTCTGTGGTGACTGAGCGATTCGATTCGACGCTCGTGGTGACGATTGATCGTTATGAAAAACGGAATGCGATCGATCGCAATACCTCGGAGCAGATTGAGTCAGCGCTCAATGAACTCGAAGACGATTCGTCGCTTCGTGCGGGAGTGATTACCGGGACTGGAGGCGTGTTCTGCGCGGGAAGCGACCTCAAAGCAGAAATCGGCTCAAACTATATGCCGAGGGGTGGCGAATACGGAGTGATTCGAAGGCGACGCACGAAACCGCTTATAGCGGCGGTTGAGGGCGTCGCCTTCGGGGGCGGATTCGAAATCGCTCTCGCGTGTGACCTCATTGTTGCGTCGAGAGAAGCAAGGTTTGCCCTGCCGGAGGCGACTCGTGGAACGCTTGCAGCATCCGGCGGCATGTTTCGTGCGCAGCGAGCGCTTCCTCGTAACGTAGCCAATGAGCTATTGCTCACTGGCGAAGCGTTAAGCGCTGAGCGCGCGTATGCGTTCGGTTTCGTGAATGAGCTCTGCGAGCCTGGCAAAGCTTTGTCAGCAGCGGTCGAGTTTGCTCGGCGTATTCGTAAAGCGTCTCCCGCATCAATTCGAGCCACTCTCGCGGTTCGCGACCAAGTGTGGGAACACGTGGAAGCCGTAGGGTGGAATGCTACTGAGGAGCATCTTGAGAGCGTTCGCCGCGGCCCAGAAATGGCTGAGGGAATCGCCGCTTTCTTCGAGCGGCGACCCCCTCACTGGGCCGACTGA
- a CDS encoding NAD(P)H oxidoreductase, with protein MGDKTLKTIVVWAHPREDSLTGKVASDAIDELQSLGHDLTVVDLYRSAFEPILREPDEPDWENLDKEYSPDVMEHIKEYGQADSVVFVFPVWWYSFPALMKGYVDRVWNHGYFYGGGRRIGFERVLWVALAGDTQEAFAKRNYDEMMERYLNVGIAQYCGAKHSEVEFLYNTLAEGVADMSFHVSSLRSQARRAVQRVVAFADVTSV; from the coding sequence TTGGGTGACAAGACACTGAAGACCATCGTGGTGTGGGCGCATCCAAGGGAGGACTCGCTCACTGGGAAGGTAGCAAGCGACGCTATCGATGAGCTGCAGAGTTTAGGTCATGATCTCACCGTGGTCGACCTATATCGCTCTGCTTTTGAACCTATTCTCCGTGAACCAGACGAGCCTGATTGGGAAAATCTCGATAAAGAGTACAGCCCTGATGTCATGGAACACATCAAAGAATATGGTCAGGCTGACTCAGTGGTGTTTGTTTTCCCGGTGTGGTGGTACTCATTTCCTGCCCTGATGAAAGGGTACGTCGATCGCGTCTGGAACCACGGTTACTTCTACGGAGGTGGACGAAGGATTGGATTCGAAAGGGTGTTGTGGGTTGCTCTGGCCGGAGATACCCAAGAAGCCTTTGCAAAGCGTAACTATGACGAAATGATGGAGCGCTACCTCAATGTGGGAATTGCGCAATATTGCGGTGCCAAACATAGTGAAGTGGAATTTCTGTACAACACGTTGGCTGAAGGAGTGGCCGACATGTCATTCCACGTCTCATCACTCCGTAGTCAAGCGCGGAGGGCCGTGCAACGGGTAGTGGCGTTTGCAGACGTAACGAGTGTTTGA